One region of Miscanthus floridulus cultivar M001 chromosome 19, ASM1932011v1, whole genome shotgun sequence genomic DNA includes:
- the LOC136525922 gene encoding uncharacterized protein translates to MSYIDRDKLSLPEVVGHLRDHCNVKEGTILHWLFPGRDMSTGLRALVDDKVCQIMSDCIVEGDVADVYAENHEYDAAIEASVYEEEMEENSKDNEIEDEDLQPLTIWKGESKEIDKQVDLVSQFYCTPNNMPGDTNGDEMSNTDGEYMPGDSCSSGDDEEATQIHKKFKDFKKKIKKGEAASLDDVIYEGVDSRPQNEQEDEDDGNNTPYLDSSDAEYIDELGGTGQGSLYPRFNKKKPVVKFKLGMKFSSKKQFKKAALKHGLDERKVIRFIKNDPKRVRAICDWEGCPWVCLLSNTSRSDSWQISTFTNNHMCPPKRDNKLVTSAVIARKYEKFIFANPCWKIPHMQQTVQEEMFATVSKSKLKRAKSLVMQKALDATKKQYSRLYDYQMELLRSNPGSNVIVNKEDNVEPPIFRRMYICLHACKEGFKAGCRKVVGLDGCFFKGATNGELLCAIGRDANNQMYPIAWAVVDKENNDNWDWFCDMLFRDVGVQGGHGWVFISDQQKGILNAVSKWAPEAEHRNCARHIYTNWKKEFTKKDYQKKFWRCAKAPCLMLFNLARAKLAQHTRAGAQAIMNTHPQHWSRAWFRLGSNCDSVDNNICESFNKWIIEARFFPIITMLETIRRKVMVRIQEQRTKSQKWTMVICPNINKKFNVYISMSAHCHAICNGNDKFEVQHFDNRFTVDLVSKKCSCRYWQLSGLPCCHAISCILFKTNCLDEYVADCYFVHHFNQTYSHCLNPVEGMNSWPASDREPLRAPGYVKMPGRPKTERRREPTEVRKATKMSKTGTIIRCSKCRLPGHNKSTCTNISGAGPSHAGGSQRAGGSSQSIPVSQPTGYKSVPVSQPTGSQSAAGEHGKWYKKDCYI, encoded by the exons ATGTCTTACATCGACCGAGACAAGTTGTCGCTGCCTGAAGTTGTTGGCCATCTCCGTGACCATTGCAATGTCAAAGAAGGCACAATTTTGCATTGGCTATTTCCAGGGAGAGACATGAGCACAGGCCTGAGAGCTTTAGTTGATGACAAAGTGTGCCAGATCATGTCTGACTGCATTGTTGAAGGTGATGTTGCAGATGTGTATGCTGAAAATCATGAGTATGATGCAGCTATTGAAGCAAGTGTCTATGAGGAAGAGATGGAAGAAAATTCCAAGGATAatgagatagaagatgaagatCTGCAACCTTTGACTATTTGGAAAGGTGAAAGCAAAGAAATAGACAAGCAAGTTGACCTTGTCAGTCAATTTTACTGTACTCCAAATAACATGCCAGGAGACACAAATGGAGATGAGATGTCTAACACTGACGGTGAGTACATGCCTGGAGACTCATGTAGTTCTGGTGATGATGAAGAAGCAACCCAAATTCATAAGAAATTTAAGGATTTCAAGAAGAAGATAAAGAAGGGTGAGGCAGCAAGCTTAGATGATGTGATATATGAAGGTGTTGATTCTAGGCCTCAAAATGAacaagaggatgaggatgatggcaACAACACTCCATATTTAGATAGTAGTGATGCAGAATATATTGATGAGTTAGGAGGTACAGGGCAAGGTAGCCTATATCCAAGATTTAACAAGAAGAAGCCTGTTGTCAAGTTTAAGTTGGGAATGAAATTTAGTTCCAAGAAGCAATTCAAGAAGGCTGCACTTAAGCATGGCTTGGATGAGAGAAAGGTTATTCGGTTTATTAAGAATGACCCAAAGAGGGTGAGGGCAATATGTGACTGGGAAGGTTGTCCATGGGTATGTCTATTGTCAAATACTTCTAGGTCTGATAGTTGGCAAATATCTACATTTACAAATAATCACATGTGTCCACCTAAAAGAGACAATAAACTAGTGACCTCAGCTGTAATTGCTAGGAAATATGAAAAGTTTATTTTTGCCAACCCATGCTGGAAAATACCTCACATGCAGCAGACAGTTCAAGAAGAAATGTTTGCAACCGTTTCTAAGTCGAAGCTAAAGAGAGCAAAATCACTAGTGATGCAAAAAGCTTTGGATGCAACTAAAAAGCAGTACTCTAGGCTGTATGACTACCAAATGGAGCTTCTCAGAAGCAACCCAGGAAGCAACGTTATTGTGAACAAGGAAGATAATGTAGAGCCTCCTATTTTTAGAAGAATGTACATATGTCTGCATGCTTGCAAAGAAGGGTTCAAAGCTGGCTGTAGGAAAGTTGTTGGGTTAGATGGATGCTTTTTCAAAGGAGCAACTAACGGTGAACTTCTTTGTGCTATTGGGAGGGATGCCAACAACCAGATGTACCCTATTGCCTGGGCAGTTGTGGACAAGGAGAACAACGACAATTGGGATTGGTTCTGTGATATGCTCTTTAGGGATGTTGGTGTGCAGGGAGGACATGGATGGGTTTTCATCTCAGACCAGCAAAAG GGAATTCTTAATGCTGTCAGCAAATGGGCACCTGAAGCTGAACACAGGAACTGTGCTAGGCACATTTATACAAACTGGAAGAAGGAGTTTACGAAGAAGGACTACCAGAAAAAATTTTGGAGGTGTGCCAAAGCACCTTGTTTGATGCTTTTCAACTTGGCAAGAGCAAAGCTAGCACAACACACTAGAGCAGGTGCACAAGCTATAATGAACACACATCCTCAGCATTGGAGCCGAGCTTGGTTCAGGTTGGGTTCTAATTGTGACTCCGTAGATAATAATATTTGTGAGTCATTCAACAAATGGATCATCGAGGCTAGGTTCTTTCCTATAATCACCATGCTTGAAACTATTAGAAGGAAAGTAATGGTCAGGatccaagaacaaagaactaAATCACAGAAGTGGACAATGGTTATCTGCCCAAACATCAATAAAAAATTTAATGTCTACATTTCTATGTCTGCACACTGCCATGCCATCTGCAATGGGAACGACAAATTTGAAGTTCAGCATTTTGACAATAGATTCACAGTTGATTTGGTGTCAAAGAAATGTTCCTGTAGGTATTGGCAATTGTCTGGACTTCCTTGTTGCCATGCCATTTCATGTATATTATTCAAGACCAACTGCCTAGATGAATATGTGGCTGACTGCTACTTTGTACACCACTTCAACCAAACATATAGTCATTGCTTAAACCCAGTTGAGGGTATGAATAGCTGGCCTGCATCTGATAGGGAACCCCTTAGAGCTCCTGGTTATGTGAAAATGCCTGGCAGGCCAAAGACTGAGAGGAGAAGGGAACCAACAGAAGTGAGAAAGGCCACTAAAATGTCAAAAACTGGAACAATTATCAGATGCAGCAAATGCCGCTTGCCTGGACACAATAAGTCAACATGTACGAACATAAGTGGAGCAGGACCTTCACATGCAGGAGGTTCTCAGAGAGCAGGAGGTAGCTCTCAGTCAATTCCAGTATCACAGCCAACAGGATATAAGTCAGTTCCAGTATCACAGCCAACAGGATCTCAGTCAGCTGCAGGAG AGCACGGCAAGTGGTACAAAAAGGACTGCTACATCTAA